A stretch of Henckelia pumila isolate YLH828 chromosome 4, ASM3356847v2, whole genome shotgun sequence DNA encodes these proteins:
- the LOC140862786 gene encoding secreted RxLR effector protein 161-like produces the protein MCPKTQDEREKMRTCPYDSTVESLMYAMLCTRSDSSHAISIASRYQSNPGPEHWTAVKHILKYLNRTKHYCLVFGGEDLTIYGYTDSDFQSDIDDRKSTSGFVLNLGKGAVSWRSRKQDTTADSTTEAEYVAASEAAKEAIWIRKFVQELGIVPSIESPITVYCDNNGAIAQAKKSRAHQKSKHIERRFHLIRDIIHRGDIAIAKIATTDNVADPFTKSLFQKVFEKHIDSMG, from the coding sequence ATGTGTCCAAAAACGCAAGATGAAAGAGAGAAAATGAGAACATGTCCTTATGATTCGACTGTAGAAAGTCTCATGTATGCAATGCTTTGTACTAGATCAGACAGTAGTCATGCAATTAGTATTGCGAGTAGATACCAATCTAATCCAGGTCCAGAACATTGGACTGCAGTGAAGCACATcctcaaatatttgaataggaCAAAACACTATTGTTTAGTGTTTGGAGGAGAGGACTTGACAATCTATGGTTATACAGACTCAGATTTTCAATCTGATATTGATGATAGAAAATCAACATCTGGGTTTGTATTAAATCTTGGAAAGGGAGCCGTAAGTTGGAGAAGTCGCAAGCAAGATACTACAGCTGACTCCACAACTGAGGCTGAATATGTGGCTGCAAGTGAAGCTGCAAAAGAAGCCATTTGGATTCGCAAGTTTGTTCAAGAACTTGGCATTGTTCCTTCCATTGAGTCACCtatcactgtttattgtgacaaCAATGGTGCAATTGCACAAGCAAAAAAGTCAAGAGctcatcaaaaatccaaacacatCGAGCGTAGATTTCACTTAATACGTGATATCATACATAGAGGAGACATTGCAATAGCAAAAATTGCTACCACTGATAATGTTGCAGATCCGTTCACCAAATCGctttttcaaaaggtgtttgAGAAACACATTGATTCTATGGGGTGA